One Dissulfuribacter thermophilus DNA segment encodes these proteins:
- the hemC gene encoding hydroxymethylbilane synthase codes for MVAPVLVVARAEDRELILRLGTRKSKLALTQSNWVKQEIEKRFPDVQVELVKVTTKGDKILDVPLAKVGGKGLFVKEIEEALLDGRIDFAVHSLKDVPTELPQGLEVSVFPEREDPRDALIARDGKGLMELPPGAKVGTSSLRRMAQLRAVRPDLVIESLRGNLDTRLNKLDEGHFDAIILAAAGLKRMGLSGRITEIISPEVLLPAIGQGALGIEFRSEDHETRRILSSLSHEETTIRVRAERAFLARLEGGCQVPIGAYATIEGNELTLEGLIGDEDGKKILRMKKMGSVDDPEFIGDELGKEMLDAGGKEILEAVYEGK; via the coding sequence GTGGTTGCACCAGTTCTAGTTGTAGCTCGTGCGGAGGATAGAGAATTGATACTTCGCCTTGGAACGAGAAAGAGTAAGCTGGCTTTAACTCAGAGTAACTGGGTTAAGCAGGAGATAGAAAAGAGATTTCCTGATGTCCAGGTAGAACTCGTAAAGGTAACCACCAAAGGCGACAAGATCCTTGATGTCCCTTTGGCAAAGGTCGGAGGAAAGGGGCTTTTTGTTAAGGAAATTGAAGAGGCCCTTTTAGATGGTAGGATAGACTTTGCGGTTCACAGCCTAAAAGACGTCCCCACAGAACTCCCCCAGGGGCTAGAGGTTTCAGTGTTCCCTGAGCGGGAAGACCCGCGAGATGCCCTGATTGCCAGGGATGGGAAGGGCCTAATGGAGCTTCCTCCAGGGGCTAAGGTGGGAACTAGTAGTCTTAGAAGGATGGCTCAGCTTAGGGCTGTGAGACCTGACCTCGTCATTGAATCTCTACGAGGCAATCTTGATACTAGATTGAATAAACTTGATGAAGGGCATTTTGACGCCATAATCTTGGCTGCTGCTGGGCTGAAACGCATGGGACTCTCAGGCAGAATAACAGAAATCATTTCTCCAGAGGTCCTACTTCCAGCAATAGGCCAGGGGGCATTGGGAATAGAATTTCGAAGCGAAGACCATGAGACGAGGAGGATCCTTTCTAGCCTATCTCATGAGGAGACAACCATTAGAGTTAGGGCAGAGAGGGCCTTCCTAGCACGTCTTGAGGGTGGATGTCAGGTTCCAATCGGAGCCTATGCCACAATTGAAGGAAATGAGCTCACATTAGAAGGCCTGATAGGTGATGAGGATGGCAAAAAGATCCTTCGCATGAAGAAAATGGGCTCAGTTGATGATCCGGAGTTCATTGGTGATGAGCTTGGAAAGGAAATGCTCGACGCAGGAGGAAAAGAGATTTTAGAGGCAGTCTATGAGGGAAAATAA
- a CDS encoding D-sedoheptulose-7-phosphate isomerase has product MSWKRDLLNNSRDALIEIINRTFNGEAQKVIELGKAYVNSFRRGGKLLTFGNGGSAADAQHLAAEFVNRFRLDRSPLPAIALTTDTSVLTSIGNDYDFNDIFKKQIEALTTSNDIVLGISTSGQSPNVIHGLKAAKARGAYTALLAGAGGKAMEDEFDLVIAVPSTETPRIQEVHLFLEHLFCDIVEQMLFGEE; this is encoded by the coding sequence ATGAGTTGGAAACGAGATCTCTTAAATAATTCCAGAGATGCATTGATAGAAATCATCAACCGCACATTTAATGGGGAGGCCCAGAAGGTTATTGAGCTGGGAAAGGCGTACGTTAATTCTTTTAGAAGGGGAGGGAAGCTCCTTACATTTGGAAATGGAGGAAGTGCTGCAGATGCTCAGCATTTGGCAGCGGAGTTTGTTAATAGGTTTAGGCTAGATAGATCTCCTCTTCCTGCAATTGCCCTAACCACTGATACAAGTGTGCTTACAAGTATTGGAAATGATTATGATTTCAATGATATTTTTAAAAAACAGATAGAGGCGCTTACAACTTCAAATGATATAGTCCTTGGAATCAGTACAAGTGGCCAGAGTCCCAATGTGATCCATGGTCTTAAGGCAGCAAAGGCCCGTGGGGCGTATACTGCCCTATTGGCTGGGGCAGGTGGAAAGGCGATGGAAGATGAATTTGATCTTGTAATAGCCGTTCCAAGTACAGAGACCCCTAGGATTCAGGAGGTCCACCTTTTTCTAGAGCACCTTTTCTGCGATATAGTGGAGCAAATGCTGTTTGGAGAGGAATAG
- a CDS encoding cupin domain-containing protein, with amino-acid sequence MAYFFKKDSMEFKPHPRFKGVGFLPLIDKAQDQGLSVSMLEIEPGIEIPIHIHETQADSIYVLSGEGQAFVNGEWQAISEGDYILVPSGEEHGVKNTGNQVLKLFIVHVPPLF; translated from the coding sequence ATGGCATATTTTTTTAAAAAGGATTCTATGGAATTTAAACCTCATCCGCGTTTTAAAGGAGTGGGATTCCTGCCATTAATTGATAAAGCCCAGGACCAGGGACTTAGTGTTTCAATGCTCGAAATTGAGCCGGGTATTGAGATACCTATTCATATTCATGAAACCCAAGCAGACTCCATTTATGTTCTTTCAGGAGAGGGCCAGGCCTTTGTAAATGGCGAGTGGCAGGCTATATCAGAAGGAGACTATATACTGGTTCCATCAGGTGAAGAACACGGAGTGAAAAATACCGGAAACCAGGTGTTAAAACTATTTATAGTCCACGTTCCACCACTTTTTTAG
- a CDS encoding histidine triad nucleotide-binding protein — protein sequence MAGDCIFCKIISGQVKAEFVHEDDEIVAFKDIHPQAPVHLLIVPKKHIPTINALEEEDAPLVGKMAIVAKTLSKKFGINESGYRLIFNVERGGGQLVFHIHLHLVGGWKNVKK from the coding sequence ATGGCCGGAGATTGTATTTTTTGTAAGATAATTTCAGGGCAGGTCAAGGCAGAGTTTGTCCATGAAGACGATGAAATCGTCGCATTCAAGGATATACACCCCCAGGCCCCGGTTCATCTTCTTATAGTTCCCAAAAAGCACATACCTACAATCAATGCCCTGGAAGAGGAGGATGCCCCTCTGGTGGGTAAGATGGCGATTGTGGCAAAGACCCTTTCCAAGAAATTTGGCATTAATGAGAGCGGATATAGGCTTATCTTTAATGTGGAAAGAGGAGGAGGCCAGCTGGTATTTCATATACATCTTCATTTAGTAGGTGGTTGGAAAAATGTTAAAAAGTAA
- a CDS encoding FmdB family zinc ribbon protein, with amino-acid sequence MPIYEFVCEECGEEFEELVLGSKKDVACPKCSSKKCTKKMSCFAFKSGTQFVGTGKKASSSCSGCTSSSCSSCGG; translated from the coding sequence ATGCCAATTTATGAATTTGTCTGCGAGGAGTGCGGTGAAGAGTTTGAAGAGCTCGTACTTGGATCAAAAAAGGATGTGGCATGTCCCAAGTGCTCTTCGAAAAAATGCACAAAAAAGATGTCGTGTTTTGCTTTTAAATCTGGTACCCAGTTTGTAGGGACTGGAAAGAAGGCATCAAGTAGCTGTAGTGGTTGCACCAGTTCTAGTTGTAGCTCGTGCGGAGGATAG
- a CDS encoding ATP-dependent helicase — protein MGIKDLSQIDFNEHLNPEQFEAVNTLYGPVLVIAGAGSGKTRTLVYRVARLIEEGVDPESILLLTFTRKAAHEMLKRASELVGPKSHLVSGGTFHSFCYSQLRTYCRVLDYPSNFTVLDRRDIEDILGLLAEELGLKKETARFPKKSALASIYSKKRNCMKDCLWVLKRGYAHLTHLAPILEALFDAYQKYKRRHALMDYDDLLINWKTILKNYPEIQEAVSRRFNFIMVDEYQDTNRVQAELVRLMAYTHDNVMAVGDDAQSIYSFRGANFKNILEFPELFPGTRIIKLEKNYRTHQPNLDCTNAIIANAQEKFAKRLVAVRSGGRKPLFYEALDENDQAEFVVSRIKDFILKGVEPSEIAVLFRASFHSFQLEGLLNRYGIKYVKRGGLKLLEGAHIKDLLAFLRIILNPVDRLSVLRVFTLIPGLGEKGVQRIYEAMIKVDDPLKAVAEFKTKAKWHQPLKELVHRLLAIKEKDLGLSDLLKGLTSIYEPYLTDRFPDDYPRRLQELNELSLIAGAFEDPGEFLTEVALDPPDEEETYGKGDAVCLSTIHSAKGLEWKVVFIISLVEGRFPSPMALERDEDLEEERRLFYVAATRAKDVLYFVAPRLVNVSGGGVVPGKRSRFLDEIPPGLFEIWGNKSRRFNTPGKQELTTPEPVKVGGNGFRVGLRVRHQVFGPGTITKVIDNEKVAIDFDVVGSKIINTQVAKLSKI, from the coding sequence ATGGGTATTAAGGATTTGAGCCAAATAGATTTTAACGAGCACCTAAATCCAGAACAATTTGAGGCAGTAAATACGCTCTATGGACCAGTACTTGTGATTGCCGGTGCCGGCAGCGGAAAGACTAGGACCCTGGTCTACAGAGTAGCTCGTCTAATTGAAGAAGGAGTAGACCCTGAGTCCATTCTTTTACTGACATTTACCAGGAAGGCCGCTCATGAAATGTTAAAAAGGGCCAGTGAACTCGTTGGGCCCAAATCACATCTAGTGAGCGGAGGCACGTTTCATTCATTTTGTTATTCGCAGCTCAGGACATATTGCAGGGTATTAGATTATCCATCTAATTTTACAGTACTTGACAGACGTGATATTGAGGACATCCTTGGTCTATTGGCCGAGGAATTGGGTTTGAAAAAGGAGACGGCACGATTTCCAAAAAAGAGTGCCCTTGCATCGATCTATTCGAAAAAGAGAAACTGCATGAAAGACTGTCTCTGGGTGCTAAAACGGGGATATGCACATCTCACTCACCTAGCCCCAATCCTTGAAGCACTCTTTGATGCCTACCAGAAGTACAAAAGGCGCCATGCCCTAATGGATTACGATGACCTTTTGATTAACTGGAAGACGATTTTGAAAAATTACCCAGAGATCCAAGAGGCAGTCTCTCGAAGATTCAATTTTATAATGGTGGATGAATACCAAGACACCAATAGGGTACAGGCCGAACTCGTACGCCTTATGGCCTACACCCACGATAACGTAATGGCTGTGGGCGATGATGCTCAGAGTATTTATTCCTTTAGAGGTGCAAATTTCAAGAATATTCTTGAATTTCCAGAGCTTTTTCCTGGGACACGAATAATAAAACTCGAAAAGAATTATAGGACTCACCAGCCCAATTTGGATTGCACCAATGCAATAATTGCAAATGCCCAGGAAAAATTTGCAAAACGGCTGGTTGCAGTAAGATCTGGTGGTAGAAAGCCACTTTTTTACGAGGCCCTGGATGAAAATGATCAGGCAGAATTCGTAGTAAGCCGCATAAAGGATTTCATTTTAAAAGGGGTGGAGCCTTCGGAAATTGCCGTTCTCTTTAGGGCCAGTTTTCATTCCTTTCAGTTAGAGGGGCTATTAAATAGGTACGGGATCAAATATGTGAAGCGAGGAGGACTCAAACTCCTTGAGGGCGCACATATAAAAGACCTCCTGGCGTTTTTGAGAATCATTTTGAATCCAGTGGACAGGCTGTCTGTATTGAGGGTATTTACCCTGATTCCAGGGCTTGGAGAAAAGGGGGTTCAGAGGATATATGAGGCTATGATAAAGGTAGATGACCCCCTAAAGGCAGTTGCCGAATTTAAAACGAAGGCAAAGTGGCATCAGCCTCTTAAAGAACTTGTTCATAGGCTTTTAGCAATAAAGGAAAAGGATCTTGGTTTAAGCGATCTACTAAAAGGGCTCACATCTATATATGAACCCTATCTTACAGATAGGTTCCCGGACGATTATCCAAGACGACTGCAGGAATTAAACGAGCTTTCACTCATTGCAGGGGCATTTGAAGATCCAGGAGAATTTTTGACTGAGGTAGCCCTTGATCCGCCTGATGAGGAAGAGACCTATGGTAAGGGCGATGCAGTTTGTCTGAGCACTATTCATTCTGCCAAGGGCTTGGAGTGGAAGGTGGTATTTATTATCTCCCTAGTGGAAGGCCGTTTCCCGTCTCCTATGGCCTTGGAAAGAGATGAGGACCTCGAAGAAGAAAGAAGGCTCTTTTACGTGGCTGCGACTAGGGCAAAAGATGTCCTGTATTTTGTGGCTCCAAGACTAGTGAATGTCTCCGGCGGGGGGGTAGTCCCTGGAAAGCGCTCAAGATTTCTCGATGAAATTCCGCCAGGTCTATTTGAGATTTGGGGGAACAAATCCAGGCGTTTTAATACACCGGGAAAACAAGAGCTCACAACTCCTGAACCTGTAAAAGTGGGAGGAAATGGCTTTAGGGTCGGATTAAGGGTAAGACACCAGGTATTTGGGCCAGGAACCATAACTAAGGTCATCGATAATGAAAAGGTGGCCATTGATTTTGATGTGGTAGGGTCCAAGATAATAAACACTCAGGTAGCCAAACTTTCTAAGATCTGA
- a CDS encoding sensor histidine kinase — protein MSIYCPTDPPSLATVLARIRKKKEDYARYNFTQTQGRALRAFFDLAQEFETLENFYRVSVFVPKEFLGVDTCLYLVSPDSGMLEVICDSMNGLEICGMPVPKGIEIRDHSYEINDSFVAPIKGNRRLFVQHPIQKAKDVIGMFEVFPLSRLDEKDKLFFEKYANRIGYNLHYKLIVKQNVEHIKFVNTLVADIEHNVLVPNMRYKVFLNSFNKKLKEAKDIHAILKGKIDEHRQKGCPHVKELESAEKRMLALYNDLLAQYQELEKHYQNTSLFLESLLRRDHFEKGHLVLRRRMCRFKKEVIDPQLERYRARLERRGIRIDDLMGGIPEEEDIPLMVDVGLISQVYANLFSNAEKYCKEVLNEQGQPVKFIAYGREIINDFFGPGKSGIKFNVFTTGPHIPPEYASHIFDEGFRTPDAQKETRGVGHGLHFVKKVIEVHGGVVGYEPVKLGNNFYFILPLHMAIKEMGGCQLDGY, from the coding sequence ATGAGCATATATTGCCCAACAGATCCGCCGAGTCTTGCTACAGTTCTTGCTCGTATTCGCAAGAAAAAAGAAGATTATGCACGATATAATTTTACTCAGACTCAAGGCCGGGCGCTTAGGGCATTTTTTGATCTTGCACAGGAATTTGAGACCTTGGAGAATTTTTACAGGGTCTCTGTGTTTGTGCCCAAAGAATTTTTGGGTGTAGATACCTGCCTTTATCTTGTTTCCCCTGATTCTGGTATGCTTGAAGTCATTTGTGATTCAATGAATGGTTTGGAGATTTGTGGGATGCCTGTTCCAAAGGGGATCGAGATTAGGGATCACTCCTATGAGATAAATGATTCTTTTGTGGCACCCATTAAGGGAAACAGACGACTTTTTGTACAGCATCCCATCCAGAAGGCGAAAGACGTAATAGGGATGTTTGAGGTGTTTCCTCTCTCTAGGCTAGATGAAAAAGACAAACTCTTTTTTGAAAAGTATGCCAATAGAATTGGATACAATCTACACTATAAACTCATTGTAAAGCAGAACGTAGAACACATTAAGTTCGTCAATACCCTTGTAGCAGACATAGAGCACAATGTTTTGGTCCCAAACATGCGTTACAAGGTCTTTTTGAATAGCTTTAATAAGAAATTGAAAGAGGCAAAGGATATTCATGCAATCTTAAAGGGAAAGATTGATGAGCACAGGCAAAAAGGTTGTCCTCATGTGAAGGAACTCGAGTCAGCAGAAAAACGTATGCTCGCCCTGTATAATGATCTCTTGGCCCAGTATCAAGAACTAGAAAAACACTATCAAAATACCAGTCTCTTTTTAGAGAGTTTGCTGAGACGAGACCACTTTGAAAAGGGACACTTGGTTTTAAGACGCCGTATGTGTAGATTCAAAAAAGAGGTTATCGATCCTCAACTGGAACGTTATCGTGCCCGCCTTGAGAGGCGTGGTATTAGGATCGATGATCTTATGGGAGGTATACCAGAGGAAGAAGACATACCCTTAATGGTGGATGTTGGGCTTATATCACAGGTATACGCAAATCTTTTTTCCAATGCGGAAAAGTATTGTAAGGAAGTCCTCAATGAGCAGGGACAACCAGTCAAATTTATCGCTTATGGTAGGGAGATCATAAATGACTTCTTTGGTCCTGGGAAATCCGGGATCAAATTTAATGTCTTTACAACTGGTCCCCACATACCTCCAGAATATGCCTCACACATTTTTGACGAGGGATTTAGGACTCCTGATGCCCAAAAAGAGACAAGAGGCGTGGGCCATGGTCTTCATTTTGTGAAAAAAGTAATTGAGGTTCATGGTGGTGTTGTTGGTTACGAACCAGTCAAGTTGGGAAACAATTTCTATTTCATATTACCCCTTCACATGGCTATTAAGGAAATGGGTGGTTGTCAATTAGATGGGTATTAA
- a CDS encoding type I restriction enzyme HsdR N-terminal domain-containing protein, producing the protein MKDKKDIPTHHLIYGTLKDFITGDEILDTDDERFRQAIARLLVEKKGWSRHDITPRKKIETLFAGNFVVSTIDFFVQYEGTPFMIVRYGPGSIVTRERPAIAAARVLLPDTRIPLAVVTNGQDAVILETQRGKKIGEGLEAIPEKSEAKELLSTYWPEPFPEEKRERELRILNAYDVEVCCAGAPCPLPGAPEG; encoded by the coding sequence ATGAAAGACAAAAAGGATATTCCCACACACCATCTCATCTATGGCACCTTAAAGGATTTCATCACTGGAGATGAAATCCTAGACACAGACGACGAACGTTTTCGGCAGGCCATAGCACGATTGTTAGTAGAGAAAAAAGGCTGGTCACGGCATGACATAACTCCACGAAAAAAGATTGAAACACTCTTTGCCGGAAATTTCGTGGTCTCAACTATTGATTTTTTCGTCCAATATGAAGGCACCCCTTTTATGATCGTACGATATGGCCCAGGGTCAATCGTCACAAGAGAGAGACCGGCCATTGCGGCGGCAAGGGTGCTTTTACCAGACACCAGGATTCCATTGGCAGTTGTAACCAATGGGCAAGATGCGGTCATCTTGGAAACACAAAGGGGCAAGAAGATAGGCGAAGGCCTTGAGGCCATCCCTGAAAAATCAGAGGCAAAGGAGCTCTTAAGCACCTATTGGCCTGAACCTTTTCCAGAGGAAAAAAGAGAAAGGGAACTTAGGATCTTAAATGCCTATGACGTAGAGGTCTGTTGCGCCGGGGCTCCATGTCCCCTGCCAGGAGCACCAGAGGGTTAA
- a CDS encoding flavodoxin family protein has product MKRLLAFMGSPRFGGNTDIYLKEVLSAAEANGASIEKINLYGIDITPCIECGGCDLTGVCVLNDDMRDIYRKLDEANVIIVASPVFFYNVSSRTQALVERSQALWIRKYVLKKRLANPHRRGIFVSIGATKGKKLFDGVLMVMKYFFDAIDCPFERAFLYRKIEKKGEIRQRKEVLEEARVLGMRLAKNEDLSELGVETP; this is encoded by the coding sequence GTGAAAAGACTCCTTGCATTTATGGGGTCTCCACGGTTTGGAGGCAATACGGACATCTATCTCAAGGAGGTTTTAAGTGCTGCAGAGGCCAATGGCGCCTCAATAGAGAAGATAAACCTCTATGGGATTGACATAACCCCATGTATAGAATGTGGGGGATGTGATTTGACAGGGGTGTGTGTCCTCAATGACGATATGAGAGACATTTATAGGAAGCTCGATGAAGCAAATGTTATAATTGTGGCCTCTCCGGTATTTTTTTACAATGTATCGTCTAGGACTCAGGCTTTGGTTGAAAGGTCTCAGGCCCTTTGGATTAGAAAATATGTTTTGAAAAAACGTTTAGCCAATCCTCATAGGAGGGGGATCTTTGTCTCTATTGGGGCAACAAAGGGGAAAAAGCTCTTTGATGGAGTACTAATGGTTATGAAATACTTCTTTGATGCCATTGATTGTCCCTTTGAAAGGGCCTTTCTTTACAGGAAAATAGAGAAAAAAGGTGAAATAAGACAACGTAAAGAAGTCCTTGAAGAGGCAAGAGTCCTTGGTATGCGCTTGGCAAAAAATGAAGATTTATCAGAGCTTGGAGTGGAAACACCATGA
- the cobA gene encoding uroporphyrinogen-III C-methyltransferase → MRENKKVGFVYLVGAGPGDPGLFTLRGKEVLEQAEVVIYDRLANPRLLELAPDNAEFIYVGKRSGKHTFNQDGINKIILEKALTGKIVVRLKGGDPFIFGRGGEEAEILVKAGVPFEVVPGVTSAIAVPAYAGIPLTHRSYTASVAFITGHRSCENEADVDWEGLAKGVGTLVFLMGVTNLPKIAENLIRFGRSPDTPVAVIRWGTTPDHFSIDGKLSNIAEKVKEAGIRPPAIVVVGEVAALRNELAWFEKRPLLGKTVLITRSRGQASLLRDLLERRGAKCIQFPVIEQVPPQDTSGLDESIKNIGQYDWIIFTSVNGVKFFLDRAKQLGKDLRILGGVKIAVVGKATSKYLENLGIVPDLIPQKFQQEGILEAFGRLEDIKGQSVLYPRAGVVRPNLEQGLKTLGLNVNSVVTYETRPPKLKEEEISQLRDANVDCVIFTSSSTVDNFMKLCPKDIVDTLLDRAKIACIGPITRNSVERYGFTCAIEPECATIEALVQEIEKAFNT, encoded by the coding sequence ATGAGGGAAAATAAGAAGGTAGGATTTGTATATCTTGTTGGAGCAGGCCCTGGAGATCCAGGGCTTTTTACCTTAAGGGGAAAAGAGGTATTAGAGCAGGCAGAGGTGGTCATTTACGATAGGCTCGCAAATCCCAGATTACTAGAGCTTGCTCCTGATAATGCAGAATTCATTTATGTTGGGAAAAGATCTGGAAAACACACATTTAACCAGGATGGCATAAATAAGATCATCCTGGAAAAGGCACTCACAGGCAAAATTGTCGTCCGTCTAAAAGGCGGAGATCCCTTTATCTTCGGTAGAGGTGGCGAAGAGGCAGAGATACTCGTAAAGGCTGGGGTCCCGTTTGAGGTTGTCCCTGGGGTGACAAGCGCAATAGCTGTGCCAGCATATGCTGGAATACCACTTACCCATAGGTCCTATACAGCCTCAGTTGCATTTATAACCGGGCATAGAAGTTGTGAAAATGAGGCTGATGTCGATTGGGAAGGTCTTGCAAAGGGAGTAGGTACCCTGGTTTTTTTGATGGGAGTGACAAATTTGCCAAAGATTGCGGAAAATCTCATTCGATTCGGAAGATCCCCTGATACCCCTGTAGCTGTGATTAGATGGGGAACCACTCCAGATCACTTTTCAATAGACGGTAAGTTGAGCAATATTGCTGAAAAGGTCAAAGAGGCTGGTATAAGGCCACCAGCAATTGTTGTAGTAGGAGAAGTGGCGGCCTTGAGAAATGAATTAGCATGGTTTGAAAAGAGGCCACTTCTCGGAAAAACTGTCCTTATCACTAGGTCAAGAGGCCAGGCAAGTCTTTTGCGAGATCTTCTTGAAAGACGGGGTGCCAAGTGCATTCAGTTTCCTGTGATAGAGCAGGTCCCACCACAAGATACGTCCGGCCTTGACGAATCAATAAAAAATATTGGACAATATGATTGGATAATCTTTACAAGCGTAAATGGAGTTAAATTCTTTTTAGATAGGGCTAAACAACTAGGTAAGGATCTTAGAATACTAGGTGGCGTTAAGATCGCAGTTGTGGGTAAGGCTACTTCAAAGTATCTGGAAAATCTTGGTATTGTGCCAGACCTCATACCACAGAAGTTCCAGCAAGAAGGCATATTGGAGGCATTTGGAAGACTCGAAGACATCAAAGGACAATCTGTCCTATATCCAAGGGCTGGGGTGGTTAGGCCCAACCTTGAACAGGGGCTTAAGACCCTCGGCCTCAATGTAAACAGCGTTGTCACCTATGAGACCAGACCTCCAAAGTTGAAAGAAGAAGAGATATCTCAATTGAGAGACGCCAATGTGGATTGCGTTATTTTTACCAGTTCCTCAACCGTGGATAATTTTATGAAATTGTGCCCAAAAGATATTGTAGACACTCTACTTGACAGGGCAAAGATAGCCTGTATTGGTCCTATAACCAGAAATAGTGTTGAGCGCTATGGATTCACATGTGCCATAGAACCTGAATGTGCTACCATAGAGGCTCTGGTCCAGGAGATTGAAAAGGCCTTTAACACATGA
- a CDS encoding radical SAM protein, with the protein MKVFSNRKGRSDFDSYSHVVFRGIYHECVEDGIRYILDLAGRLKWIFIESASNIFEAGYLFRQTIGGKWLYYDGSLYSEAYSLCGRHYVPVALDLGQLAEYSHEKALLNKALRHWDNWTKSSSPTVNGTSVLDTRGLSKMAFELRNILKATIPVIPPETIFVDYEVWPVIVSEGCRANCKFCCVKTGSEFRQRSYTEVRQSIRETKSWFGPEAVNFSSIFLGQNDALSVHIDLLANTAATAFGEFGKDGCFFKEKRLFLFGSPTSILEKSLSEFRQLDGLPFDRIHINVGIESLDEETLEIIGRPFKLSDAQSALNKINQIHSETKKIEIGVNFLLGEHTGANHLKFLLKWLSTANYMGKGYVFVSPMVGSNWGFGRIKRTVLDLKSVSKIPLFMYILVPFL; encoded by the coding sequence GTGAAGGTATTTTCAAACCGTAAGGGTAGATCAGACTTTGATTCCTATTCTCATGTAGTATTTCGGGGCATTTATCATGAATGTGTTGAAGATGGTATTAGATACATCTTAGATCTGGCTGGTAGACTAAAATGGATTTTCATTGAGTCGGCTTCAAATATTTTTGAGGCCGGCTATCTATTCAGGCAGACCATAGGTGGAAAGTGGCTGTATTACGACGGATCATTATACTCAGAGGCATATAGTCTGTGTGGAAGGCATTATGTGCCTGTAGCACTGGATCTCGGACAGCTTGCAGAATATAGCCATGAAAAGGCCTTGCTCAATAAGGCCTTACGCCATTGGGATAATTGGACGAAGTCCTCTTCACCAACTGTAAATGGGACGAGTGTGTTAGACACGAGAGGACTTTCCAAAATGGCCTTTGAGCTCAGAAATATATTAAAGGCTACCATACCGGTCATTCCTCCAGAGACAATATTCGTAGACTATGAGGTGTGGCCAGTAATAGTCTCGGAAGGCTGTAGGGCAAACTGTAAATTCTGCTGCGTCAAGACTGGCAGCGAATTTAGGCAACGCTCATATACCGAAGTCCGCCAATCCATAAGAGAGACCAAATCCTGGTTCGGGCCAGAGGCAGTCAATTTTTCATCTATATTTTTGGGGCAAAACGATGCCTTGTCAGTCCATATAGATCTACTGGCCAATACAGCAGCCACTGCCTTTGGCGAATTTGGAAAAGATGGATGCTTTTTTAAGGAAAAGAGGTTATTTCTCTTTGGAAGTCCTACCTCTATTTTGGAAAAGAGCCTTTCTGAATTCAGACAGTTGGATGGACTCCCTTTTGATAGAATACACATAAATGTTGGTATTGAATCACTAGACGAGGAAACATTGGAAATCATTGGACGGCCCTTCAAATTGTCAGATGCACAGTCTGCACTTAATAAAATTAATCAAATTCACAGTGAAACAAAAAAAATTGAAATTGGCGTCAACTTCTTGCTCGGTGAACACACAGGCGCTAATCACCTCAAATTCCTTTTAAAATGGCTATCAACCGCCAACTATATGGGAAAAGGCTATGTTTTCGTCTCGCCTATGGTAGGGAGCAATTGGGGCTTTGGAAGGATAAAAAGAACGGTCCTTGACTTAAAATCAGTCTCCAAGATCCCGTTATTCATGTATATCTTGGTACCTTTTCTTTAG